In Labrus bergylta chromosome 1, fLabBer1.1, whole genome shotgun sequence, one genomic interval encodes:
- the znf207b gene encoding BUB3-interacting and GLEBS motif-containing protein ZNF207b isoform X2 translates to MGRKKKKQMKPWCWYCNRDFDDEKILIQHQKAKHFKCHICHKKLYTGPGLAIHCMQVHKETIDSVPNAIPGRTDIELEIYGMEGIPEKDMQERRRTLEQKSQESQKKKSNQDDSDEDDDDDDEAGPSVQQVAAVQPQPGYAAPMAQLGMPPVAGAPGMHPGGYQGMPPIMPGVPPMMHGMPPSMHGMPPGMMPMGGMMPPMMPGMPGLPPGMPPHMAPRPGMPHMVPTPAVGAMPSRPTAPAAQPAVSKPLFPSAAQAQQSTSGAAASNSHSTSASIEPPKATFPAYTQPSVSSSSSTSSSSNPSSSIVAKPPATVPTKPATLTTTSATSKLIHPDEDISLEEMKAQLPRYQRLIPRPGQAHAAAPSVAAVGSIMPPQQGMPPQQPGMRHPMHGQYGAPPQGMPSYMPGGMPPYGQGPPMVPQYQGGPPMGMRPPVMSPAGRY, encoded by the exons ATGGGacgaaaaaagaagaagcagatgaaGCCATGGTGCTG GTACTGTAATCGGGATTTTGACGATGAGAAGATCCTCATTCAGCATCAGAAGGCAAAGCATTTCAAATGCCATATTTGCCACAAGAAGCTGTACACAGGCCCAGGCTTGGCCATCCATTGCATGCAG GTACACAAAGAAACGATCGACAGTGTCCCAAATGCAATCCCTGGAAGAACGGACATCGAGCTGGAGATCTACGGTATGGAGGGGATTCCAGagaaagacatgcaggaaagaagacGAACGCTAGAACAGAAATCACAAG AGAGCCAAAAGAAGAAGTCAAATCAGGATGACTcggatgaagatgatgatgacgatgatgaagCAGGACCATCAGTACAGCAGGTTGCTGCTGTTCAGCCCCAGCCAGGCTACGCTGCTCCAATGGCACAACTTGGGATGCCTCCTGTGGCCGGTGCACCCGGGATGCACCCTGGAGGATATCAAG GGATGCCTCCGATTATGCCAGGCGTTCCTCCCATGATGCATGGCATGCCTCCTTCCATGCATGGGATGCCACCAGG GATGATGCCTATGGGTGGAATGATGCCCCCCATGATGCCAGGGATGCCTGGTTTACCCCCCG GAATGCCCCCTCACATGGCTCCGAGGCCAGGGATGCCACACATGGTCCCAACCCCTGCAGTAGGAGCAATGCCAAGTCGACCGACAGCACCAGCAGCCCAGCCTGCAGTCAGCAAACCTCTCTTTCCAAGTGCAGCACAG GCCCAGCAGAGCACTTCAGGAGCCGCAGCGTCAAACTCCCACAGTACATCGGCTTCCATCGAGCCACCCAAAGCAACATTCCCTGCCTACACCCAACCCTctgtctcttcttcctcttccacttcttcttcttctaaccCCTCTAGCAGCATTGTGGCCAAACCCCCTGCCACAGTGCCCACTAAGCCCGCCACCCTCACCACCACGAGTGCAACTAGTAAGTTGATCCACCCTGATGAGGATATCTCACTG GAAGAGATGAAGGCCCAGTTGCCTCGTTACCAGCGTCTCATACCCCGGCCGGGTCAGGCCCACGCTGCTGCACCCTCGGTGGCGGCTGTTGGCAGCATAATGCCACCACAGCAGGGCATGCCACCCCAGCAGCCCGGCATGAGGCATCCCATGCATG gtcAGTATGGCGCTCCTCCTCAGGGCATGCCAAGCTACATGCCTGGAGGGATGCCTCCATATGGGCAGGGTCCTCCCATGGTCCCCCAGTACCAGGGAGGCCCTCCCATGGGCATGAGGCCGCCCGTCATGTCTCCGGCTGGACGCTACTGA
- the znf207b gene encoding BUB3-interacting and GLEBS motif-containing protein ZNF207b isoform X1, with protein sequence MGRKKKKQMKPWCWYCNRDFDDEKILIQHQKAKHFKCHICHKKLYTGPGLAIHCMQVHKETIDSVPNAIPGRTDIELEIYGMEGIPEKDMQERRRTLEQKSQESQKKKSNQDDSDEDDDDDDEAGPSVQQVAAVQPQPGYAAPMAQLGMPPVAGAPGMHPGGYQGMPPIMPGVPPMMHGMPPSMHGMPPGMMPMGGMMPPMMPGMPGLPPGMPPHMAPRPGMPHMVPTPAVGAMPSRPTAPAAQPAVSKPLFPSAAQMGSGVHSSTAAVSSPPADLQSVSSQPSFPNTPQAQQSTSGAAASNSHSTSASIEPPKATFPAYTQPSVSSSSSTSSSSNPSSSIVAKPPATVPTKPATLTTTSATSKLIHPDEDISLEEMKAQLPRYQRLIPRPGQAHAAAPSVAAVGSIMPPQQGMPPQQPGMRHPMHGQYGAPPQGMPSYMPGGMPPYGQGPPMVPQYQGGPPMGMRPPVMSPAGRY encoded by the exons ATGGGacgaaaaaagaagaagcagatgaaGCCATGGTGCTG GTACTGTAATCGGGATTTTGACGATGAGAAGATCCTCATTCAGCATCAGAAGGCAAAGCATTTCAAATGCCATATTTGCCACAAGAAGCTGTACACAGGCCCAGGCTTGGCCATCCATTGCATGCAG GTACACAAAGAAACGATCGACAGTGTCCCAAATGCAATCCCTGGAAGAACGGACATCGAGCTGGAGATCTACGGTATGGAGGGGATTCCAGagaaagacatgcaggaaagaagacGAACGCTAGAACAGAAATCACAAG AGAGCCAAAAGAAGAAGTCAAATCAGGATGACTcggatgaagatgatgatgacgatgatgaagCAGGACCATCAGTACAGCAGGTTGCTGCTGTTCAGCCCCAGCCAGGCTACGCTGCTCCAATGGCACAACTTGGGATGCCTCCTGTGGCCGGTGCACCCGGGATGCACCCTGGAGGATATCAAG GGATGCCTCCGATTATGCCAGGCGTTCCTCCCATGATGCATGGCATGCCTCCTTCCATGCATGGGATGCCACCAGG GATGATGCCTATGGGTGGAATGATGCCCCCCATGATGCCAGGGATGCCTGGTTTACCCCCCG GAATGCCCCCTCACATGGCTCCGAGGCCAGGGATGCCACACATGGTCCCAACCCCTGCAGTAGGAGCAATGCCAAGTCGACCGACAGCACCAGCAGCCCAGCCTGCAGTCAGCAAACCTCTCTTTCCAAGTGCAGCACAG ATGGGCTCTGGTGTTCATAGCAGCACAGCTGCCGTTTCCTCTCCACCTGCAGACCTTCAGTCTGTCTCCTCCCAGCCTTCCTTTCCTAACACGCCTCAA GCCCAGCAGAGCACTTCAGGAGCCGCAGCGTCAAACTCCCACAGTACATCGGCTTCCATCGAGCCACCCAAAGCAACATTCCCTGCCTACACCCAACCCTctgtctcttcttcctcttccacttcttcttcttctaaccCCTCTAGCAGCATTGTGGCCAAACCCCCTGCCACAGTGCCCACTAAGCCCGCCACCCTCACCACCACGAGTGCAACTAGTAAGTTGATCCACCCTGATGAGGATATCTCACTG GAAGAGATGAAGGCCCAGTTGCCTCGTTACCAGCGTCTCATACCCCGGCCGGGTCAGGCCCACGCTGCTGCACCCTCGGTGGCGGCTGTTGGCAGCATAATGCCACCACAGCAGGGCATGCCACCCCAGCAGCCCGGCATGAGGCATCCCATGCATG gtcAGTATGGCGCTCCTCCTCAGGGCATGCCAAGCTACATGCCTGGAGGGATGCCTCCATATGGGCAGGGTCCTCCCATGGTCCCCCAGTACCAGGGAGGCCCTCCCATGGGCATGAGGCCGCCCGTCATGTCTCCGGCTGGACGCTACTGA